In the Aquimarina spinulae genome, CCTAAGAGAAAAAGGAGTTAAAGAATATAAGATTATCGAAAAAGAAAAAGGATGTATCCCAATGACATGCTATGAATTTAGAAAGCATAATTCTAAAAACATATTGCATATTGGTACAGCCGGAGGGTGGACAAAACCTAGTACAGGATATACATTTAATATGTCTTTAAAAAAAATAAACACACTTACCTTTTACCTTAAAAGTAATACAGATCTTTCAAAATTTAGTAAAAGAACGAAGTTCTGGTACTATGATTTACTATTTCTGGATGTATTATATACGGAAAACAGAATAGGTTCTAGTTTGTTTTCCAGATTATTTCAAAAAAATAAGAGTACAAAGATTCTAAAATTTTTAGACGAAGAAACTACACTATTAGAAGACATTAAAATTACTACAAGTCTACCAGCTGTAAATTTTCTAAAAGCGCTGTGCAGGCGAGTTTTTACGCTAAATTAATATCATTTGGTTTTTTGAAAACAAGTACATAGATAAAATCATATTTTAGGTTTGTAAACCCCTGAAAACAGTGAAGTATATTTTTACTGTAAAAACTATTTTTGGAAGGTTAATTAATTATAAGTATTGATATGGTAAATGAATTACCATAATTTATATGATACTTTATGCAAATAAAGATGAGGATGTACTATTGTTTATGTAACCCGGGAGCGATGACCACTTATGTCGAATCCATAAATGAAACACAGGATAGTTTGATTAGGGGTCGTAAGATTGATGAAGATTATGAAGATTTACCGTATGTGTATACATATGATGAGCCAGATGATCACCCTCTTCTTAATATTATGGGAAATGATACTATAGAAAAAATAGGGTTGAGTGGTTTATTAGAAGAATGTGGAGAGGATCATCTTTGGGAATTTTTTGAAACAGAGTGTATCATGAGCAAGAAAATGTATACTGTTCTTCGGGATTGTGGTGTAGATAATATTCAGGTATTACCACTTCAATTTATCAATAAAAACACAAATGAGGTACGAAAAGACTATATTGTTTTTAATATTCTAGGATTAGTTTCTTGTACAAGAAAAAGTGAATCAGATACATTACCATCAGGAGAAGATTTTTATGAATTTGCGGGCTCATTAATTGATCCCAAAAAGACAAATGGAGCCTTGATTTTTCGTAAAGAGATCTCGCAAGGAGGAGGAATTTTTATTCATGAAAAAGTAGCCGATGCATTAAAAGAACATAATATAAAAGGGATTAATGTAATCCCAACAAGAAAATGGCAAAGAGAACCTTAAACAAAAAGAATTATCTATCTAAAATCTAAGAGGGTTTATGTGCTAGATAATAAGATAGTATTCGGTAAAGATAAAGCATGGCATATTATAGAATTATTTCGCCCGATGGTGGCATGAATATTATGATGAAACGTGATTCACATCGAGAAATATATCATACCAGTGGTGTTTCTATTCATGAAAAGAAAATAGAACTCCCTTTTAAAATTAAAATGTTTGCAGGAGAAGAATCGGGTTATGATCAATATGACCCTGATTTTGAAGGAGAATATATACAACCTTCTATAGAAGAAAGACTAGTAGATTATTATAGTGAATCTTCCTTAATGACTTCGGCATTAATTAATGCGTTGAGAGATGCAGGAGTTGATAATTTACAAATCTTTCCTATAGAAATAGAAGATGCATTTACAGGAGAAGTGCTAAACTTTAAATATGCTCTTGTAAATATAATAGGACTTGTTTCTTGTGCCGATCTAGAATCATCAGAACATTTACCTTTTGGTAGTGGGTATTACTTTCATAAAATAAAAATTGATGAAGAAAAGGTAAAAGGGTTATCTATGTTCAGACTTGCCGAATCACATCTTGAAATCATAGTTAATGAGAAAGTAGCCAAAGTAATTAATAGTGGAAAATTTACCGGTATTACAGCAGAACCCTGTAATTAGATAACTATTTGTAATCGGTAAAATAATACGCAATCATTAAAAAATAATTCAGCAATCATGACAACACTCAATATAACAAAACATATAGCTACAGAGCTCAAAACAATAATTGATAACGCTATTGAACAAGAGCAGATTAATGCTAAGGAAATTAGAATGATCATTATTCATCCTAACTCATCTTTTGATGCGTTAGAAATTTATCATTCAAAAGAGTGGGAAACCTTTTTCTCATTAACGACCAATGATAGTCCTATTGGGTCAATTGATATCAGCATGTGGTTGGATTTGGCAGATGAGGGACTTGGTAAGAATCTAGACAAATATAGTGCACCGGCAAGTAAGTATATCCAAAAATACAGTGATGTAAAACAGAAACTTACGTTTGATCACATTTCAGATCCTGCGTATAAAAGTTATTTGATTTGCTTACGACAAGCACTATTCTCTCAAACAATTAAAGCTGCCAGGACTGTAGCTACTCAATACTTTGCAGATAAGTTTAAACATGTAGTAGGAATTGTACTCAACAATATGATGCATGATTATGAAGAGTATAATTATGTTGCTGCTTTTACACATGCAAACGGCGCAGGGCCTTTTCATAATGTCAAGTTAAGCCTTCCAGATATAAAGTTAACCTATCCATATTTAAAATTCAATGAAAATGGGTGTACACTTTTTTATCCCAAGGGGAATAAAATAGATGATAGTCTGAAAAAAGAGAGCAATGTGTACACCATTGACATGGAGCATGTTAAATACATTTATTCGACACCTAAGGATAATCCAGATGAAATTGTCTTTCGAATGGATGATGAGTTTGAAGATTGGGAATTGAGTGCAGGGCATACCAAGGAAGATAGGGGAGATTTACCTTACGAGTTATTGTTTAGTGAATTTAAAAAACTTATTGAGCAATTTCCCGAGAAAATAATAGACAAAGACTTCGTTCCTAATCCACTCGAAAAAAAACCTGAAGTCGAAAATTGGATTAAGGTATTCATAGAAAATAATCAGAAGCTGTCTTCTAAGCAAAAACGACACTTATTTGCTTATGGTACAGAGGCTGTAGAGTTTTTGCTAAAACAGCTCCCTCCCGATCATAACGAGTACAGCAAACTTAAATTAGGATTGGCGTCGACCTATTTTGAAAAAGCGGATTTCAAGAAAGTAATTACGATTTTATCACAGGTCAAAAACCTCTCAAAATATCATATGCACTATATTCTTGAATCGTGCTATTTCCTTGATGATAAAAGAGAATTTGATTTTTACTATAATACTATCGAAGATGATTCAGGTCGAAAAGAAGTAGAATTATCCAACTGGTTGTATGATATTAAAACACATGATGGAAATCCAGGTAAATTAGAGGTTATCGAAAAAGATTGTTTGAATCTGTTCGAAGAAAGGAAAAATAAAACCTCTAAGTACAATCCGGCGTTTGCTTTAACAAAACTGTATTTACAAAAAGGACATGAAGATAAGGCGATTCATTTTTTCAGAGAAATCAATCTGGACTATGGTAATTTATTAACGCTTGTAAATTTTGAATTTGAAGGCAGTACCAGTATTAAAAATGAAGTAGCTCGTTGGGATAAAAAGGAGGAAGAAAAAAAGCAATTTAAAACCGAATTGAAAACTAAGGAATTTCGTAGTCCGGATAGTGAAATTCGTACCGCTCAACTAAATGAATTTGATGAACACTACATTAAAACGAATGAAATAAGTATTGATGAAATCTACTGGATTCAACCCCTATCCGAATCTGTTTTTATCGTATACACCGATCTGGAAATTTTTATTGCAGAGTTAACCAAAACCTATGAGTGGAATAAATTAGATTCATATACTTTTGATGAATCTGCAGAGATTAAGGACGTGTTTGTAGAAAACAATACACTTTATGTTCCTATTGAAGAAGAAGGTATTTTATGTTTTGATATTAGTGATCATAAATTTGAATTGACTCAAACTATTAAAAATCAAAATAGTAATTCTCGCTATTCTTGTGCGGCTGTTGATCAAGGCATGCTTTATGCCGTAAATCAGCAACATCTCGAAATTTATGACCTGAAACAAACACCGGCTAAGTTGCTGTTGTCAGAATATTATGTTGGTAGTCAGGCTGGAGCAACGGCAAAGGATGGTTTGTTGTTTTTAGACTGGGGTTCACTTCTGATATTGGATGTTAGCAAGCCGAGCCAACCAAAAATTGCTTCCGAAATAGTGAGTTTTAAGACAGGTGAAAACCACTACTTCAAGATCATTGATCAACATTTGGTAGGTGGAGATGTTATCAATATAAAAGACCCCAAAGACCCTGTTTTTGTTCATGTAAATCAAGATGATTCTTCTAGTAAAGATGCGATTGCTCCGGTTTATGATTTTACAGATAAGATTCCGGATAATGTAATTGTTGGAGATGGAAATGTTCTACTGAAACAGTTGGTAAATGTTGATGGTAAATTGGTTTCTGCAAAATGGATGGATTGCTTATCAGAAACAAAAGAATATCCAGAAATGGTTTATTCTAATATATGTAATGTTTTTATAGGTAATACATTAATGTCATTTAGCCAAAATGAGATCTATGTATTTGAAAAACAAAAGAAAATAGTACAG is a window encoding:
- a CDS encoding imm11 family protein yields the protein MYYCLCNPGAMTTYVESINETQDSLIRGRKIDEDYEDLPYVYTYDEPDDHPLLNIMGNDTIEKIGLSGLLEECGEDHLWEFFETECIMSKKMYTVLRDCGVDNIQVLPLQFINKNTNEVRKDYIVFNILGLVSCTRKSESDTLPSGEDFYEFAGSLIDPKKTNGALIFRKEISQGGGIFIHEKVADALKEHNIKGINVIPTRKWQREP
- a CDS encoding imm11 family protein, with product MAYYRIISPDGGMNIMMKRDSHREIYHTSGVSIHEKKIELPFKIKMFAGEESGYDQYDPDFEGEYIQPSIEERLVDYYSESSLMTSALINALRDAGVDNLQIFPIEIEDAFTGEVLNFKYALVNIIGLVSCADLESSEHLPFGSGYYFHKIKIDEEKVKGLSMFRLAESHLEIIVNEKVAKVINSGKFTGITAEPCN